The following proteins are encoded in a genomic region of Alphaproteobacteria bacterium:
- a CDS encoding ferritin-like domain-containing protein, whose amino-acid sequence MAEVINLNDLFSEMLKDVYYAEKKILKALPKMAKAIGKESKLAAAFEKHRQETEGQIDRLEQVFEIIGKKARGKKCEAIEGLSKEAEELMDEVACGATLEAGLLAGAQAVEHYEIARYGTLIEWARLLGYKDAVKLLTQTLDEEKKTDELLSKMALGNINQRALDAQQEESEDDKESLLETIRRKIA is encoded by the coding sequence ATGGCCGAAGTTATCAATCTGAACGACCTATTCAGTGAAATGCTGAAGGACGTTTATTACGCGGAAAAGAAAATCCTGAAAGCGTTGCCGAAAATGGCGAAGGCCATCGGCAAGGAATCGAAATTGGCCGCGGCTTTCGAAAAACATCGCCAGGAAACGGAAGGCCAGATCGACAGGCTGGAGCAGGTTTTCGAGATAATCGGCAAAAAGGCGCGCGGCAAGAAATGCGAAGCCATCGAAGGGCTTTCCAAGGAAGCCGAAGAGCTCATGGACGAAGTGGCATGCGGCGCGACGCTGGAAGCCGGCCTGTTGGCCGGCGCGCAGGCGGTGGAACATTACGAGATCGCCCGTTACGGAACCCTCATCGAATGGGCGCGCCTGCTCGGCTATAAGGATGCCGTCAAGCTTCTCACCCAGACGCTCGACGAAGAAAAGAAGACGGACGAATTGTTGAGCAAGATGGCGCTGGGCAATATCAATCAGCGCGCCCTCGACGCGCAGCAAGAAGAATCCGAAGACGACAAGGAAAGCCTGCTGGAAACCATTCGCCGCAAGATCGCTTAA
- a CDS encoding ABC-F family ATP-binding cassette domain-containing protein, protein MLSIQELNYRIGGRVLFNNVSVNIPAGHRIGLVGPNGAGKSTLFKIIAGEIGADSGHISLIKNATMGMVRQDIPEDDTPLLDIVLAADTERSALLAEAETATDPDRIGEIYERLNDIDAYEAPARAASILAGLGFDEAAQMLPITAYSGGWRARVALAAVLFKQPNVLLLDEPTNHLDFESMIWLENFLARYRETLIIISHDRDILNKTVDHILHLENQHLVSYTGNYDQFERQRAEKLMNQQALHEKQMAQKAHAMKFVDRFRATASKARQAQSRLKAIERMDIVDAVIAERVTAFTFPEPKELRSPLIRLEKVDAGYSPAKPVLRGLDLQIDQQDRIALLGANGNGKSTLVKLLAGRLDPLGGTVYKSGKLKVGYFAQFQTDELDGAETPFSIMRPVMAESPEAKVRACLSQFGFDKRKADTLVADLSGGEKARLLFCLMSYDAPHIMLLDEPTNHLDMDAREALIQALNNYSGAVILVSHDPHLVECVADQLWLVADGKCRAFDDDLDAYRKFVIRQRKLERDKPKSAQPAASSPKNGGDSPERQAQELERQIADLRQQREQIETAIAAACAPGQDPKHLAQLNQDFAHLRQKLAQAEADLAALIDRL, encoded by the coding sequence ATGCTGTCTATTCAAGAACTAAATTATCGTATCGGCGGCCGCGTGCTGTTCAATAATGTTTCGGTCAATATTCCGGCGGGGCACCGCATCGGCCTGGTCGGACCGAACGGCGCGGGCAAATCGACGCTGTTCAAAATTATCGCCGGAGAAATCGGTGCCGACAGTGGCCATATCTCGCTGATCAAGAACGCCACGATGGGCATGGTGCGGCAGGATATACCGGAAGACGACACGCCGCTGCTCGATATCGTCCTCGCCGCCGACACCGAGCGTTCGGCGCTGCTCGCCGAAGCCGAAACCGCGACCGATCCCGATCGCATCGGCGAGATATACGAGCGACTCAACGATATCGACGCCTATGAAGCTCCGGCGCGCGCGGCCTCCATTCTTGCGGGGCTCGGCTTCGATGAAGCGGCGCAGATGCTGCCGATCACGGCCTATTCCGGCGGCTGGCGCGCCCGCGTCGCGCTGGCGGCGGTGCTGTTCAAGCAGCCCAATGTCCTGTTGCTCGACGAGCCGACCAACCATCTCGATTTTGAATCGATGATCTGGCTGGAAAATTTTCTCGCCCGCTATCGCGAGACTTTGATCATCATCAGCCACGACCGCGATATTCTGAACAAGACGGTCGACCATATCCTGCATCTCGAAAATCAGCATCTGGTTTCCTACACCGGCAATTACGACCAGTTCGAGCGCCAGCGCGCCGAAAAGCTGATGAACCAGCAGGCGCTTCACGAAAAGCAGATGGCGCAAAAAGCCCATGCGATGAAATTCGTCGACCGGTTCCGCGCCACCGCCAGCAAGGCGCGCCAGGCGCAAAGCCGCCTCAAAGCCATCGAGCGGATGGATATCGTCGACGCCGTGATCGCCGAGCGCGTCACCGCCTTCACCTTCCCGGAGCCGAAGGAACTGCGCTCGCCGCTGATCCGGCTCGAAAAGGTCGATGCCGGCTATAGCCCCGCCAAGCCGGTGCTGCGCGGACTCGATTTGCAAATCGACCAGCAGGACCGCATCGCGCTGCTCGGCGCGAACGGCAACGGCAAATCCACGCTGGTCAAGCTGCTGGCGGGCCGCCTCGATCCGCTCGGCGGCACGGTCTATAAATCCGGCAAGCTGAAGGTCGGTTATTTCGCGCAATTCCAGACCGACGAACTCGACGGCGCGGAGACGCCATTCTCCATCATGCGTCCCGTGATGGCGGAAAGTCCCGAGGCGAAAGTGCGCGCCTGCCTGAGCCAGTTCGGCTTCGACAAGCGCAAGGCGGATACTTTGGTGGCCGATCTTTCCGGCGGCGAAAAAGCGCGGCTGCTGTTTTGCCTGATGAGCTACGACGCGCCGCATATCATGCTGCTCGACGAACCGACCAACCATCTCGATATGGATGCGCGCGAAGCTTTGATCCAGGCGCTCAATAATTACAGCGGCGCGGTGATCCTGGTCAGCCACGACCCGCATCTGGTCGAATGCGTCGCCGATCAGCTCTGGCTGGTCGCGGACGGCAAGTGCCGCGCCTTCGACGACGATCTCGACGCCTACCGGAAATTCGTCATTCGCCAGCGTAAATTGGAGCGGGATAAGCCTAAATCCGCGCAGCCCGCAGCCAGTTCGCCGAAAAACGGCGGCGACAGTCCCGAACGGCAAGCGCAGGAACTAGAGCGCCAGATCGCTGATCTACGGCAGCAGCGTGAGCAAATCGAGACGGCCATCGCCGCCGCCTGCGCGCCGGGCCAGGATCCGAAACATCTCGCCCAGCTCAATCAGGATTTCGCGCATCTGCGGCAGAAGCTGGCGCAGGCCGAAGCCGATCTGGCGGCATTGATCGACCGGCTTTAG
- a CDS encoding AsmA family protein: MKKSHSFFRWVLTGVGIVVALAILLIAAIFLVPQSWLNRYAAATGSAQLGRALVIDGPITIDWDWTTPHVHVNKIRLANVPDKPDPDMVVIDNLEFGIKMWKLLIGQVQLPTLTIDRPTIILEKYSEEEKNWQFPVLSKANAVVRTAVPQGRSGFPVIGVLKINEGKLVYRDMPKKLAAVLTIDTASGDANRERGQFILSGDGALQDKPFSIRAAGGSLDMLRNSSAPYPLDMSIKMGATQVSIKGSFTDPVNMAGIDATLNLKGDNMADLFYLTFIPLPPTPAYSLSGHLEEKNDIWSFRKFHGRVGDSDLSGDLTDDVSGKRGFVQAELTSKLLDMKDIGGLIGIAPPKKDGKSEDAKDSGRLLPDMPLSLERLRATDMDVRLKADQVSEPGWPMNAMNVRFLLKDGVLRIDPLNFGMANGRLEGAVTLNGQKDVPKVEADMWLKRLSMKPFFNDSRFEEFAAGHFGGHIQFGGAGRSMAEVLGSSDGRMAAVMSGGKISLLIVKAAGLELGEAAPLLLDEDESTAIRCAVGDFKLEKGMLNSDIFVFDTAASNIGGSARVNLKDETIDMEVESHPKDPSILTAHASILITGKLKSPVVAVDPKELAARGGVAAALGVFLTPVAGIIPFIEMGLGEDSDCRGLIEAAHAHSGASPPAP, translated from the coding sequence TTGAAAAAATCTCATTCGTTTTTCCGCTGGGTGTTGACCGGCGTCGGCATTGTTGTGGCACTCGCGATCCTGCTGATCGCCGCGATCTTTCTGGTGCCGCAATCGTGGCTCAACCGTTACGCGGCGGCGACCGGCTCGGCGCAGCTTGGCCGCGCCCTCGTGATCGACGGGCCGATTACCATCGATTGGGATTGGACGACGCCGCATGTCCATGTGAATAAAATCCGGCTCGCCAATGTGCCGGATAAACCCGATCCGGACATGGTCGTCATCGACAATCTGGAATTCGGCATCAAGATGTGGAAGTTGCTGATCGGCCAGGTTCAACTGCCGACGCTGACGATCGATCGTCCGACGATCATTCTGGAAAAATACAGCGAGGAGGAAAAGAACTGGCAATTTCCCGTCCTGTCGAAGGCGAACGCGGTCGTTCGCACAGCCGTGCCGCAGGGCAGGAGCGGCTTTCCGGTAATCGGCGTGCTGAAGATCAATGAAGGCAAACTGGTCTATCGCGACATGCCGAAGAAGCTCGCCGCCGTTCTGACTATCGATACCGCGAGCGGCGATGCGAACCGCGAACGGGGACAATTTATTTTATCCGGCGACGGCGCGCTTCAGGACAAGCCTTTCTCCATCCGCGCCGCCGGTGGTTCGCTCGACATGCTGCGCAACAGCAGCGCACCCTATCCTCTCGATATGAGTATCAAGATGGGCGCAACGCAGGTGTCGATCAAGGGCAGCTTCACCGATCCGGTCAATATGGCGGGGATCGACGCGACATTGAATCTCAAGGGCGACAATATGGCGGATCTATTTTATCTCACCTTCATACCTTTGCCGCCGACGCCCGCTTATTCGCTAAGCGGCCATCTCGAGGAAAAGAATGATATCTGGTCGTTCCGCAAATTCCATGGCCGCGTCGGCGATAGCGATCTGAGTGGCGATCTTACTGACGACGTCAGCGGCAAGCGCGGTTTCGTTCAGGCTGAACTGACCTCGAAACTGCTCGATATGAAGGATATCGGCGGGCTGATCGGCATCGCGCCGCCGAAAAAGGACGGCAAGAGCGAGGATGCCAAGGATAGCGGCCGTCTTTTGCCCGATATGCCGCTCAGCCTCGAACGTTTGCGCGCGACCGACATGGACGTCCGGCTCAAAGCCGATCAGGTGAGCGAGCCGGGCTGGCCCATGAATGCGATGAATGTGCGTTTCCTTCTCAAGGACGGCGTATTGCGCATCGATCCTCTGAATTTCGGCATGGCGAATGGCAGGCTCGAGGGCGCGGTGACGCTGAATGGTCAGAAGGACGTTCCGAAGGTCGAAGCGGATATGTGGCTCAAACGGCTGAGCATGAAGCCGTTTTTCAACGATTCGCGCTTTGAGGAATTCGCCGCCGGCCATTTCGGCGGCCATATTCAATTCGGCGGCGCGGGCCGTTCCATGGCCGAGGTTCTCGGCAGCAGCGATGGCCGCATGGCGGCGGTAATGAGCGGCGGGAAAATCAGCCTATTGATCGTCAAAGCGGCTGGCCTTGAACTCGGCGAGGCCGCGCCTTTGCTGTTGGACGAGGATGAATCGACCGCGATCCGCTGCGCGGTCGGGGATTTCAAGCTGGAAAAGGGCATGCTGAATTCGGATATTTTCGTGTTCGACACGGCGGCCTCGAATATCGGCGGCTCGGCGCGCGTCAATCTCAAGGACGAAACCATCGACATGGAGGTCGAAAGCCATCCGAAAGACCCCAGCATCTTGACGGCGCATGCGTCGATCCTGATCACGGGGAAACTGAAAAGCCCCGTCGTCGCGGTCGATCCCAAGGAACTCGCGGCGCGCGGCGGGGTTGCGGCGGCGCTGGGCGTTTTCCTGACGCCGGTAGCGGGGATCATTCCCTTTATCGAAATGGGGCTTGGCGAGGACAGCGATTGCCGAGGTTTGATCGAGGCGGCGCATGCGCATTCCGGCGCATCGCCGCCCGCGCCTTAG
- a CDS encoding HEAT repeat domain-containing protein, with protein sequence MPKNSENKTLREHEETRMIADLSETFLRFGAVSEFAGDAAAYGLGFAVRSGSAGSEAAFETLMISAQDRRNLGRSRCAIAALGIAGDRRAVDVLIQIITDSDDVLYSSCGTAVRALGLIGDRRALKPLKEFSRRKEDVLGYVEDAIAAIKEANPMPARPRARPAAEKTEITGPKG encoded by the coding sequence ATGCCGAAGAATTCTGAGAACAAAACGCTGCGGGAACACGAAGAAACGCGCATGATCGCTGATTTGAGCGAAACATTTTTGCGTTTCGGAGCAGTGTCCGAGTTTGCCGGTGATGCTGCGGCCTATGGTTTAGGATTCGCCGTCAGATCGGGCAGCGCGGGCAGCGAGGCTGCATTTGAGACGCTGATGATATCGGCGCAGGACAGAAGAAATCTGGGTCGCAGCAGGTGCGCGATTGCCGCGCTTGGCATTGCCGGCGACCGGCGCGCCGTCGATGTGCTAATACAGATCATTACGGATTCGGATGATGTTCTCTATTCTTCCTGTGGCACCGCCGTGCGAGCATTGGGACTGATAGGAGATCGCAGGGCCCTTAAACCGCTCAAAGAATTTTCGAGACGCAAAGAGGATGTTTTGGGATATGTCGAGGACGCCATTGCGGCAATCAAAGAGGCTAATCCCATGCCTGCACGGCCTCGAGCCCGGCCCGCGGCTGAAAAGACCGAGATAACGGGACCGAAGGGTTAG
- a CDS encoding DUF72 domain-containing protein — MPDKSMEADAARNEKRIMRRAQQRAENPVRAEKMHLARKASEAEPVLALSSRIAGEDQAQAYHVGCSGWFYWDWKGAFYPEDLSTARWFDHYADRFKTVELNAPFYSWPTVSTVKSWLRQAGRREFVYTVKVCELITHIKRFSGTKELVRDFYYIADLLGPHMGCFLFQLPPSYHYTPARLKAILGQLEPRRRNVVEFRHASWWNETVFAAFEAAGIIFCSCSGPKLPDVLVKTAEDIYVRFHGTGQWYRHDYSKAELAIWAERIKSSGAKRAWVYFNNDYDAYAIKNARELLRQLTDFGTSRT, encoded by the coding sequence ATGCCGGATAAATCGATGGAAGCGGACGCGGCAAGGAACGAGAAACGAATCATGCGCCGTGCCCAGCAGCGCGCCGAAAATCCCGTTCGCGCCGAAAAAATGCATTTGGCCAGAAAGGCGTCTGAAGCCGAGCCTGTCCTGGCTTTGTCCTCCCGTATCGCGGGCGAGGATCAAGCCCAGGCGTATCATGTCGGGTGTTCCGGCTGGTTTTACTGGGACTGGAAGGGGGCATTCTATCCGGAGGATTTATCGACCGCGCGCTGGTTCGATCATTATGCCGATCGATTCAAGACCGTCGAATTGAATGCGCCGTTTTATTCCTGGCCTACGGTCTCGACCGTCAAATCATGGCTACGGCAGGCCGGACGGCGGGAATTCGTATATACTGTCAAGGTCTGCGAACTTATCACCCATATCAAGCGTTTTTCCGGCACTAAAGAACTGGTTCGCGACTTCTATTATATCGCCGATCTTCTCGGCCCGCATATGGGCTGCTTCCTGTTCCAGTTGCCGCCGAGCTATCATTACACGCCGGCGCGGCTGAAGGCGATCCTTGGGCAGCTTGAACCGCGACGGCGCAATGTCGTCGAATTCCGGCATGCAAGCTGGTGGAACGAGACGGTATTCGCGGCGTTCGAGGCCGCCGGAATTATCTTCTGTTCCTGCAGCGGCCCGAAATTGCCGGATGTGCTCGTAAAGACTGCCGAGGATATCTATGTCCGTTTTCACGGCACCGGCCAATGGTACCGGCACGATTATAGCAAGGCCGAACTGGCAATCTGGGCCGAACGCATAAAGTCCAGCGGCGCGAAGCGGGCATGGGTCTATTTTAATAACGACTACGACGCCTATGCCATCAAGAATGCGCGCGAACTGCTTCGGCAATTGACCGATTTTGGAACATCGAGAACATAA
- a CDS encoding HEAT repeat domain-containing protein: MEMDMSEDFENKTLREQEELYHVDQLIGVFSWNRPFKYDDVSIAAKSLGFVIKSGGAGKDIAFDFLMSAIPPFPHEVKDDKKRRRAGYAIWALGLAGDGRAVDMLVSIAAANIGVPSDLRTPALGALEMIGDARAIEPLRALVEKLEKSDDPFRQKNYISSVITAIEAANPEPARPQISSAATRPANSGLDGPKG; the protein is encoded by the coding sequence ATGGAGATGGATATGTCAGAAGATTTCGAAAATAAAACGCTGCGGGAGCAGGAAGAGCTTTACCATGTCGACCAATTGATAGGGGTATTTTCATGGAACCGGCCCTTCAAGTATGACGACGTCAGCATTGCCGCTAAAAGCTTGGGCTTCGTCATTAAGTCAGGCGGCGCGGGCAAAGACATCGCGTTTGATTTTCTGATGTCCGCGATCCCGCCCTTCCCGCATGAAGTGAAAGACGACAAGAAGCGGCGCCGCGCAGGGTATGCGATTTGGGCGCTTGGCCTTGCGGGAGACGGGCGCGCCGTCGATATGCTGGTATCTATAGCGGCTGCGAATATCGGTGTGCCATCGGATTTAAGAACGCCTGCCCTTGGCGCCCTGGAGATGATAGGCGACGCGCGAGCCATCGAGCCATTGAGGGCATTGGTGGAGAAATTGGAGAAATCGGATGATCCCTTCCGTCAGAAGAACTACATAAGCTCTGTCATCACGGCGATCGAAGCGGCGAATCCCGAACCTGCACGCCCTCAAATCAGTTCTGCAGCGACGAGGCCTGCGAATTCTGGACTGGACGGGCCGAAAGGCTAG
- a CDS encoding CusA/CzcA family heavy metal efflux RND transporter, whose amino-acid sequence MIERILKFSLRHRYLVALLAAAIAMAGLYSLKNLPVDAVPDITNNQVTINSSAAFLSPVEIEKQVTFPLETALAGIPGLESTRSISRNGFSQITAIFRDDVDIYFARAQVSERIAEAKEALAAGVEPRMGAITTGLGEIYMWTVEYDHPRGKNAPVKPGKPGWQRDGAYLTPENQVLESDLELAAYLRTVQDWIIRPQLKSVPGVAGIDAIGGYVKQYHVQPYPQRLVALRISFSQILEALEKNNLGIGAGYIERNGEAYVVRADGRIENAEQIGNIVVAMRHDAPVYLKDIAAVGVGRELRTGSASQNGEEVVVGTAMMLIGANSRTVAQAVDEKIAEINKSLPPGIKAKTVLNRTKLVDATIATVQANLAEGALLVIVVLFLLLGNFRAALITALVIPLSMLMTAMGMLRFGISANLMSLGALDFGLIVDGAVIITENCLRRLAEKQHREGRRLALGERLHEVMQASREMIQPSVFGQAIIIMVYLPLLTFSGVEGKMFEPMAMTVIIALVAALILSLTFIPAMIGIFVGGKMKEKESIAVMKAKGIYEPMLRFALDRPLAIAGAAAAAFALAIGMFAAMGQEFIPTLDEKDIAMHAMRIPSTSLSQSQDMQFQVEKAVSGIPEVAFAYSKTGTAEMAADPMPPNVSDTFIILKPRDTWPDPALLKADVVNKIHEAVAKVPGNNYEFLQPIQMRFNELIAGVRSDVAVKIYGDDFTVMEKTASGIARALQRVPGAADVKVEQTSGLPMLDIRLDKPVIARYGLNISDVLDVVSIAVGGREAGLVFQGDRRFGIVVRLPDYLRGDPEVLRNLPVLLPGRNDGGADDMQEAHDRPSYVPLKQLAEIEITESQNQISRENGKRRIVVQANVRGRDIGSFVSEAQASLNEKVKIPAGYWLEWGGQFKNLQEAKARLSLVVPACFFMIFLLLFTALGSVKQALLVFSGVPLALTGGILTLWLRGMPFSISAAVGLIALSGVAVLNGLVMIARINQLAREGMEQRRAVTEGALSRLRPVLMTALVASLGFVPMAIATGAGAEVQKPLATVVIGGLIVATAITLLVLPALYQRFNLGREVTEREPFAHGPAGHGRNDL is encoded by the coding sequence ATGATTGAGCGCATCCTGAAATTCTCTCTGCGGCATCGTTATCTTGTCGCGCTGCTGGCGGCGGCCATTGCGATGGCCGGACTCTATTCGCTGAAGAATCTGCCGGTCGATGCCGTACCGGATATCACCAACAATCAGGTGACGATCAATAGCTCCGCCGCTTTCCTGTCGCCGGTCGAGATCGAAAAGCAGGTGACCTTCCCCCTCGAAACGGCGCTGGCGGGCATTCCGGGCCTGGAAAGCACGCGCTCTATCTCCCGCAATGGGTTCAGCCAGATCACGGCAATCTTCCGCGACGATGTGGACATTTACTTTGCCCGCGCGCAAGTCAGCGAGCGGATTGCCGAAGCCAAGGAAGCCCTGGCTGCCGGGGTCGAGCCGCGCATGGGCGCGATCACCACCGGTCTCGGCGAAATTTATATGTGGACAGTGGAGTATGACCATCCGCGCGGCAAGAATGCGCCGGTAAAACCGGGCAAGCCGGGATGGCAGCGGGACGGAGCCTATCTTACGCCCGAAAACCAAGTGCTGGAAAGCGATCTTGAACTAGCCGCCTATCTCCGTACCGTGCAGGACTGGATCATCCGCCCCCAGCTTAAGAGCGTTCCGGGCGTGGCGGGAATCGATGCGATCGGCGGGTATGTCAAGCAATACCACGTCCAGCCTTATCCCCAGAGGCTGGTCGCGCTGCGGATTTCCTTTTCTCAAATTCTGGAAGCCCTTGAGAAAAACAATCTTGGCATCGGTGCGGGCTATATCGAGCGTAACGGCGAAGCTTATGTCGTGCGCGCGGACGGCAGGATCGAGAACGCGGAGCAGATCGGCAATATCGTCGTCGCCATGCGGCACGACGCTCCGGTGTATCTGAAAGACATCGCGGCGGTCGGCGTGGGGCGCGAACTTCGCACCGGCTCGGCCTCGCAGAATGGCGAAGAAGTCGTGGTCGGCACGGCCATGATGCTGATCGGCGCGAACAGCCGGACGGTGGCGCAGGCGGTCGACGAGAAGATCGCGGAGATCAACAAATCCCTGCCTCCCGGCATCAAGGCCAAGACCGTCTTGAACCGGACGAAGCTCGTCGATGCGACCATTGCGACCGTGCAGGCCAATCTGGCCGAAGGCGCGCTGCTCGTCATCGTCGTTTTATTCCTGCTTTTGGGGAATTTCCGCGCGGCTTTGATTACGGCATTGGTGATCCCCCTTTCCATGCTGATGACGGCCATGGGCATGCTGCGTTTCGGCATCAGCGCCAATCTCATGAGCCTTGGCGCGCTCGATTTCGGCCTGATCGTCGACGGCGCGGTGATCATTACGGAAAATTGCCTGCGCAGGCTGGCCGAGAAACAGCATCGCGAGGGCCGCCGCCTGGCTCTCGGCGAAAGGCTGCATGAAGTCATGCAGGCCAGCCGCGAGATGATCCAGCCCTCCGTCTTCGGACAGGCCATTATCATCATGGTTTATCTCCCGCTCCTGACTTTCAGCGGCGTGGAAGGCAAGATGTTCGAGCCGATGGCGATGACGGTCATCATCGCCCTGGTCGCGGCGCTCATCCTTTCCCTGACCTTCATTCCCGCCATGATCGGTATTTTTGTCGGCGGCAAAATGAAAGAAAAGGAAAGCATCGCCGTGATGAAGGCGAAAGGGATTTATGAGCCTATGCTGCGCTTTGCCCTGGACAGGCCGCTGGCGATTGCCGGAGCGGCGGCGGCGGCTTTCGCGCTCGCCATAGGAATGTTCGCCGCGATGGGCCAGGAATTCATCCCGACGCTTGACGAAAAAGACATCGCCATGCACGCGATGCGGATTCCTTCGACTTCCCTGAGCCAGTCGCAAGATATGCAATTCCAGGTCGAAAAGGCGGTCAGCGGCATTCCCGAAGTGGCTTTCGCCTATTCCAAAACCGGTACGGCGGAAATGGCCGCCGATCCCATGCCTCCGAACGTCTCGGACACCTTCATCATCCTCAAGCCGCGCGATACGTGGCCCGATCCGGCCCTTCTCAAAGCGGATGTCGTGAACAAAATCCACGAGGCCGTGGCAAAAGTACCGGGCAATAATTACGAATTCCTGCAACCCATTCAAATGCGCTTCAATGAGTTGATCGCGGGCGTGCGCTCGGACGTGGCGGTTAAAATCTACGGCGACGATTTTACCGTCATGGAAAAAACCGCCTCCGGCATCGCGCGGGCTTTGCAGCGCGTTCCGGGCGCGGCGGATGTGAAGGTCGAGCAGACCTCTGGTTTACCCATGCTGGACATCAGGCTGGACAAGCCCGTGATTGCCCGTTACGGCCTCAATATCAGCGATGTCCTGGATGTCGTATCGATAGCGGTCGGCGGGCGCGAAGCCGGTCTGGTTTTCCAGGGCGACAGGCGTTTCGGCATTGTGGTGCGCCTGCCGGATTATCTGCGCGGCGATCCGGAAGTTTTGCGGAATTTGCCGGTTCTGCTGCCGGGCAGGAATGACGGCGGCGCGGACGATATGCAGGAGGCGCATGATCGCCCTTCCTATGTCCCGCTCAAGCAGCTTGCCGAAATCGAGATTACCGAAAGCCAAAATCAAATCAGCCGCGAGAACGGCAAGCGCCGCATCGTCGTACAAGCCAATGTACGCGGGCGCGACATCGGCTCTTTCGTCAGCGAAGCGCAGGCATCGCTCAATGAGAAAGTCAAAATCCCCGCGGGCTATTGGCTCGAATGGGGCGGGCAGTTCAAAAATCTCCAGGAGGCGAAAGCGCGGCTTTCCTTAGTCGTCCCCGCCTGCTTTTTCATGATTTTCCTGCTGCTGTTCACGGCACTGGGTTCCGTTAAACAGGCATTGCTGGTCTTCTCAGGCGTGCCGCTCGCGCTCACGGGCGGCATTCTCACGCTATGGCTGCGCGGCATGCCTTTCTCCATTTCGGCGGCGGTGGGATTGATCGCTCTTTCCGGCGTCGCCGTGCTGAACGGCTTGGTCATGATCGCCCGCATCAACCAGCTTGCGCGGGAAGGCATGGAGCAGCGTCGCGCCGTCACGGAAGGCGCCCTCTCCCGCCTTCGCCCCGTGCTGATGACGGCCTTGGTCGCCAGCCTTGGTTTCGTGCCGATGGCAATCGCTACCGGCGCGGGAGCCGAAGTGCAGAAGCCTCTGGCGACCGTCGTCATTGGCGGGCTTATCGTTGCGACCGCCATCACGCTCCTGGTGCTTCCGGCGCTTTACCAGCGATTCAATCTTGGCCGCGAAGTCACGGAACGCGAGCCTTTCGCTCATGGACCTGCGGGTCATGGGCGGAACGATCTATAA
- a CDS encoding helix-turn-helix domain-containing protein, whose product MIKELQLLGMTKNEAIVYQALVKHGPCRAGLLITELDTHRNIIYEALESLILKSYAVKISERGVWRFQITDPNVLLTNLKRREEIAQNIISEIAAHSRQAARQITVYEGLESYRRYWITSIERVPVGTIDYVAGAGVEPWATFMGKSIETYFRLCEAKKVVWKQLYFGITQQERRRLRAVPVDQEARVWKSPIPRPFQGNFNVIHDTVILHTMQSPPRIVEIRDEAIVSMFRNYFDIMWSQAEPVG is encoded by the coding sequence ATGATCAAAGAGCTTCAGCTTCTCGGCATGACGAAAAACGAGGCCATCGTCTATCAGGCGCTGGTCAAGCACGGCCCATGCCGCGCCGGCCTGCTGATCACCGAGCTCGACACCCATCGCAACATCATCTATGAGGCGCTCGAAAGCCTGATCCTGAAAAGCTACGCGGTGAAAATCAGCGAGCGCGGCGTCTGGCGTTTTCAGATCACCGACCCGAATGTCCTGTTGACCAATTTGAAGCGCCGCGAGGAGATCGCGCAGAACATCATCAGCGAGATCGCCGCCCACAGCCGCCAGGCCGCGCGCCAGATCACCGTTTACGAGGGGCTTGAGAGCTACCGGCGCTATTGGATCACTTCGATCGAGCGGGTTCCGGTGGGCACCATCGATTACGTCGCGGGCGCGGGCGTCGAGCCTTGGGCGACCTTCATGGGAAAATCCATCGAGACCTATTTCCGGCTATGCGAGGCAAAAAAGGTCGTGTGGAAGCAGCTTTACTTCGGTATCACCCAGCAAGAAAGAAGACGGCTGCGCGCCGTGCCGGTCGATCAAGAAGCGCGCGTATGGAAAAGCCCGATCCCAAGGCCGTTCCAGGGAAATTTCAACGTCATTCACGATACGGTGATCCTGCATACGATGCAAAGCCCGCCGCGCATCGTCGAAATCCGCGACGAAGCCATCGTCTCGATGTTCCGTAATTATTTCGACATCATGTGGTCGCAGGCGGAACCGGTGGGTTAA